From Candidatus Methylomirabilis sp.:
GATCATCGGGCGGGAGGGCACCGGGGGAACACGAGAGGCTTCACGGCAGGCTCCGGAGGAGCGCGCGAGCCGGCGCTCCGTCGGCGCCGGCCAGCCTCAGGGGGAGGCAGAGCAGTTCATAGTCCCCCGGCGGCACGGCACTGAGGTCGAGGCCCTCGAGGAGGAATGCTCCTGCGCGGAGCAGGGCAAGGTGCGCCGGCGCCCCCTCCACCCCGTAGCCCTCGACCGACAGATAATCCACGCCCAGCAGCCGGACGCCCGCCCCCACCAGGAAGATCGCCCCTTCCTCCGTCACGTACACGAAGTCTTCCTGGAACCCTTCCCGTTGCCAGAGGGCGGAGTTTCGCGTCTTGAGGAGGAGTCGGGCGCATCCCCGGACCGGCAGCGGGGCGAGATCCGCCGGGCCGATGGCGACGGGAGCCGGGACCTCCACCACGCGGGCCGGACCGACACACAGCTCG
This genomic window contains:
- a CDS encoding cyclase family protein translates to MTLYDISVPIREGMPVWPGDPEVRVRKALALARGDPANVSALSLGAHTGTHVDAPSHFLAGGVSVDRIPLELCVGPARVVEVPAPVAIGPADLAPLPVRGCARLLLKTRNSALWQREGFQEDFVYVTEEGAIFLVGAGVRLLGVDYLSVEGYGVEGAPAHLALLRAGAFLLEGLDLSAVPPGDYELLCLPLRLAGADGAPARALLRSLP